tgcttTGAAAAGCCTGTAAGAAAATGTggagagaaaataattattcAGATTAGGTTATATTATTCAGATTATATTCATATAAAACTAGGTGAGGGTTCAAATTCTGTTTACTCATTTAACCAACAAACATAGTAGGGCATGGTTTTTGAAACAGAAAAGGCAGCTTTTATAACTTGCAATTATAAGACTAATAGTAATATTATTAGGACTCAGCTTGCAAACtatgaaatatttatataaaatatcgcTCAATGAAGCTATACCTCCAGCTTCAGACAAATTACCGGCTCTGCACATGCAATGTAACAATTGTATCAGATGGTAACATGAACAATTGTCATATTCTTATTTAGCAAATTTTAACAGACAAGTACATTTGTCACATCAAATGATTTAGTCGGAGAACACCAAAAACACATTAATGTTGTTCAGCAGCAATTTCCTAAATACACAACAGATGACTTGTAGACAGCAGCATGTCTTAATGGTTGTGATCCTGAACATAACGTAGGCCACAATATTTGCAGACAGCTGGCTGGGCCAAGTCAAGGCATATATATTCAATTGGGTGTCCAAGGGCGGGATCAGTATCTGAAATCACAGACAGCAAtatccaaattaattataatcataCATAATCAACAAAACCTCAACTATAAGGACTATATCTCCTTCACTTGTGCAATGTAGAAGAAAGAATAGAAATTTACAAAAGTTGTACCTCCTTCACAAGCAACTATCCTGCCTTCAACCTTAATAGGTGGTACTTCATTGATCAGCTCCATTGGAGATTTCTTGCTGGTGTCCTATTAAAGAAGAAACAATGTAAGTTTCACAATTACTTGAGCACAGTTCAGTAAGCAGGAATCAATCGTGATTTAAAATTCCAGTAGTGGAGCCAACTCATATGAGCTAAGTGCATGTTTGGATGCAAGGCAGTTGGCAGCTAATgggaaatattattattaaaaaaaaaagtaaaaccaaaatattggcattatttgacaaaaaaatatttcaatttctcTTTAATATAAATGAGGGAGAAAGCACAAACCAATAAAATATTACTAaacaagtgcaaaaacactgCAGGGAAAAGGAGTCCTTGAAGTATCAGAGTGGGGGATAGAACTATTCTCTAACAAAAATCCTGCAACTCAATCATCCAGTTAGAGCAATTGTGCATTCCGCCCTATAGTCTATGTTCAAACTTTACTCCTCACTCTTTTCCTTTAAAGTTTTCCATCATAAAAATGCTGATTTTTTCCACATAAGTAACCTACAAAACCTTTCACACGGCAAATTTTGTCATCACATTTCTCATCACACTTTCCCCCTTGGTCACTGACACTCGATCAATATTGTTTTATTGAGCTATCCTTGATATTtctattttaaatcttttttctCTGAATTTACAACAAGAGGTGAGATATAAATCATATTACTGAATAACGTACAAAAGAGATTGAATTAGATATTAGAAGATGAACTCCATAAGGCATAACCCGGTGGCTACTTCAAGGAAAATACACTATGTGTAGATACCCACAAGATTTTCATACTCTCGCAAAGGGAATTTTACCAGAGGATAACAATGAATGATCCAGAACAATAAGTACTACCAAGCAACAACTAGGTTATAACTAAAACGTCCACATCAAATACAAAGGTGCAGTAAAACCCCTTCTTAAACAAGATTAACCTTCCACTTCATTAAACCACTATGCCAACAGGGATCAAATCCTTCTCTTATCATCATAATCCTTTAATGTGTAACAAACAAAAATGTAacattgatttatatatatatatatacattgcAAGTGAATTCCTTTATTTCACCACAATCATAGGTATACATTTATGAAATAATCTTAACAATAATACAGACACTGAATGCGACACAGTATTAGTCCATCATACCACATTGTATttgacatcaaaattttgagtcAAAAAATCATTTCTCTTTTAATATCTTCATTAATCCATAGTTACAAATTTCTATAAACCTATTCACATTTTCGACCTAATTTCTAaacaatcaaatcaaatgaacaatGCAACAAATTTCCAACAAGTAAATAGAAATTATGCGCCTAATTTGCATCCAAAtcaagttaaataaaaaaaatcaacgaCTTTGTTTGTGAAATTAAAAGCATGAGATGATTCGCAAGGGTACCTGCATCCATTTGGCAGTATGGTTGCTGATTTGTGTGGTTACGAGGCTGAAACTTCTGGTTGCGGTGGTCGTCGCCGTCGATGATGAAAATTTGACGAGGTTCTTCAAAATACTCGATGCCATTTCAAGAACCCTAAAATTCAATCGCAAATCAATAAATAACCTCGATTGAGATTGAGATTGAGATTGAGATTGAGatcaatgaatgaatcaaaCGGGAAACTGAATGAAACTCACCTCAGGGAACAAAACGACGCTAGATTGGGAGGTTTTGGGTCATTTTCCCACTATCTTAATGGGTCGGCCCATGCTTTGGTCCATCACCAAGATTGCTATTAGTACTCTAATGTTTCTAATACAccccatctttgtcaagaagtTTACTTCTAAaaactattttcttattttagaaTATTTATGACCAACGGATGTGTAATAAATGTGGAAGGTAAttatctttcaaatattttctatgcGATATAGATTTACTGAAACTTGCAAGtgaaaaaaaatggttaaaaaAGGAGACTCCACTAAAGGTGTGATCGATTAAATTTTTCCGTAGAGATTAATCATCAGGAAAAAAAATGGTGAGTATTTTACATCAATAACATGattattcaaaatatatacTTATGTTGTTTATTTTTCAATGGTACATTTGTGGAAggtaataaaaatataacaccTTTAACCtgaactttaaatttaaaagtcTTGGATAGTATAGAAGAAAAATTGGAGAGTATAAATTTAGTACAAATATCTGTTTAGATTTTCTTATTTGAGTTTGTCCGTTGATAtaacataagcacttgtgagaatATTTTGGAGagcttataaaaacaatttataacatttcagcttattttcataagttttctaTATTGGCTTACGAAACAGCTtatagtttatgagaaaataatttaGCTATATTTTATcttctattataaaaataacttataagcttAACTCATAAAGTGCTATCATAGAATGCTTGCATGGTATATCaacataatcaataaaaaaggAAGATCAGATTTTGTTTACTTGTCCAATGTTTTGTTCTAACAATGTCTAGAGACTAGAGATTAGCACATTGAAGTTATTTCAAGAAAATTGGTTTTCATAGCAATTTTTCAAGATACATCATGTTCACTTAGTACAAATACACACGCACTACAACATTTTTGACTTTAGGCCACGCCAGATACATCATGACGAGCCATtgaaatttaaatgtaaaaactGCAGTTAGGTAATTAACTAACTACATCAAAGATATCTCCGATTTATGAAGTTAGTCACTGATGTGATATTTATCTGTCTTGTGTGCTAAAAGAATCCAAACATGAGTTATCAAACCTCCACCTCTCCTTATTTGTTCCGAATGGTAATCGACATTGCAATTAGCTGCAGCATAGCACAACATCTCCACCCACACACTACACATGATTTTCCATCTGTTTTCTCTAGACATCAAATTCCTAGCCAGTCTTTGAGCATCTCTTAGTATGTGCCATTTTGACGTGACAACAGTTTCCGATCTCCTCTCCGAATTGGAGTGATGAGGAAGTCTTTCCATTCTCAAAATCCTGCACACTTCTTTTTCATCTTTCACAGATTGTTCTTGTTGTAGCAACAAGGAGTTAAGTTTGTCGCAGGCGTGTCGGAAAATTATGTTGGTTGTTGTCATGGAAAGCATATGCGGACGCAACGCGAGAAGGTACATCATATAATCTGACAATGATTTGGCCATTTGGATTTTGGTGTAATTTCCAGCATTAATTTCTGAATCAGAATAATAACATGTATCAGTTGCAATGTGCCATATAGTAATGCTCTTGTCAAAATCTCTTTTAACACTCCATTTGAGATCATTGAGACATTCATATCTTCCAAGTGACCAATCTCCCCTATGGTTGAAGGATTTTAGTCCTCTATCTCTATCAATATCTTTCATTTCTTCAACCATCAGAATTTTCAATTCTTTCGGAAATGGTACACGCCTCCTACACTTATTCTTCTTCAACATCATGTCGATCCCTCGGAACTTGAGAATTCTTCCACACTTCAATGGCTTGTCATGATGGATGCAAAAGTTTATCAAGTTAAACTGTGCCAAAGTATTTGACCACCTTTTCCGATCGGTTGCTCTTTGTCCAAGAATCCTTAGACATGGTATCATAAATGGAAGATGTTGGTGCTTGATCATTTGAACTATTGCCCAATCTGAGAAAGGTAATTGCATGATCTGGTATGCCTCCAAAAGAACAGCTCCTCCTAATACACCGACAGTTAAACAGGCTTTCGGATGGCGGTAAAAGTCTTGTCTGAATAACATTGAAAATCCACAGAGAGTGATAACTAAATGCGAGAAACTCACAACACGAAGAATAAAACCTGCTTTTGTGTAGATTATAGGTGCTTTAGTGTATAGCACATCGTACATGAAGCTGAGTTCTGCATCTGTGATGTGAAAGATATCCTCCGGTGCATACTCGTCAATAGACATCCAAGGTAGAGAATCATACAGAGGCTGATATAGCCAGTTTTCGCGGTGAGGCTTCAACGAGCTAAAGCGGTAATAAGCCTTCAAGATTAATTCAATATTTGGAATATCATCTGTAAGAAATCTGAATAAAGCAGGCATGTTTGCTTCTTGATCATCAATCTCTTGAACCGTTATTATGCCAGAAGTTTTACTAAGAGCTGACTTGAGAGTCCATACAACTTCTCCATACTTGATTAGTCCGGAGACGAGTAACGGAAGGTAAAGATAAGAGAGTTGTGAATGTGTCCAGCTCTTTACAACGATCCAAATCACAACAGCTACTTGTAAAACAAGTGTAAGAAGTTGCCTCAATCCCAATCTATTGTCTTCAATTGAGTATGCAGTTATAGCATCTGGATTTCCAATTTGAACGAGAAGTAACGGTGCAAACAACGCCTTGAGTTCGCGTCTAATGTTGCGCTCATTAGGATCACTTTCAGGTATTTCAGTGAGTTTACCTATAATGATTTTTGCAAGTGTAGCAGAGAGTAAATAGGTAAACCAAACTGTGAGCCTTATCCCCATACCTGGGATGTCTTTTCTACGGCTGCCGTAAACCATGAGGATGACTTGGATTGCGAAACTCAATAGCACTAGTGTTTCTAAACCCCATAGATCCCATAGGTCTTTTAGTTCTCCTGGGATGAAACTTATGTgcatctttttttctttcttttctgttCAGCTCTATCAAATGCTGCAgtagaaaaaaatttaacacCTAATATGACGCAAAGACGCATGAATTTACACCATGGCATAGGAACATGGGTTCTTCACACTTGAGCTGACCACAAACAGAAGGCAAAGTTTGATACTCTCTGCTAATATGTCAGAAGAAACTAAGTTTTCTTAAACATGATGATTTACATAAAACATTATTTAGGTCCTACTTTGGTTTGATGATCCTTAACTTgtcatttttttgttcattcacGTTCAGAAATTTTGGATGCTTGCTTTAGCAAAGGGGCAAATACCATATTGCCAATTATCTATACATAATAATACAACAATGCTTAACTGGATTTCACAAACTCCAATGTTTCTTTCTTTGAATAGGTTGATTATATTAAGGAACGCATGTCATCTTCATTCTTAGGAAAAGTATATATTGTTTTGTTCTACTACGTAGCATGTACCATTGGGtttcatttgtttattttttagtagAAAATCCTGTTATGTGAATACTTTCTCATTGTTGTGTATTTCTTAATAACATCAGTTGTATAACAATTAAAAGGTTAGGAAAAGGCATAAAGGGAAAAACTGCTTACCTACTAAATAAGCCATGTCTCTTTTTTAATATACTTTGTTGATAGGAACCGTGTCTGAAATTGCAACCAGAGTCATGTGTTCAAGACCCTATTGATTTAGTGCACTTATAGAAATAAAACTTCATGTCTTGAAACACAGTTTTTGAACATCTGCTCTACAACAATATGAATAATGCTAAATGAAAGCAATATTGAAAATTTTAGCAAAGCAAACTAGTGGTTGAAAATGCAAAAAATCACATTTGTCAATTAAGAACTACAAATACcgttcatatttatatttcttgatGCCCAAAGAttcatgtctttttttttccaTTACAATGTAAATCATAATTGTTTGATCATtacaaaaagtttgattttcaTCATAATTCACTTAAAAGTCATACAAATAGTTTGTGGTTgattgacaatgtaaaataatCTACACCAACAGTGTATCAAAATTAATCTTCCAATTTCCCATGCTTAAAGTTGATACTTAGTTTGGTCAAAGAAAACATAAGTTGACACTTAGGCTGGGCAAACAGCCACTGCAATAAAGGCAGGGAGCAAGAAAAAGATTCTAGACACACCTATTTGGATACTAACAACTAAatcagataaaaaaaaattccattgaAGTTGAAAACTTGAAATAGAATATGAAGAGCCTCAACACAGTACCTGGCCAATGATACAAGACAAGCAAGATGCATTGGTCAAAACACCAATTAATATCCACATAAGCTGCAAAACTTTACAATTTACAATTTACACCGTAAATCAGTGAATTCTGAAATAAATCCTATGTTGTTGGACACCATTTCATAATATCTCTAACTACAAAACGGGAAAATTACCACAAAATGTGGAGAAAAAAATTAGCTAAGGTAGTAGTAAAGTAATTAATGGGTGCTAGTAAAAGAATTTGCCAGTCAAACCTAAACAATAAATAAGCAAACAGACCAATCTGCTTCTGACCAACCAAATGATTTGTCTGTATTGATGACTAACAATTACAAAGGTATATTAAGTTGGAAAATTTCTTTACAAAATATACAAACACACTTAAATAGGGTAAGACGATATCAAAATCTTGCCGATCAATGCTCCTGCTTGACTCTTGCCTTTAATATTCCAGGGAGTGGGGGTGATGTTGGAGGCCTAATTGACACGCTTGAAGCGGAAGGAGGAACCTGTGACTGATGCATGCCTGACATGCTAGAACCTTCCCCTCCATTTGTAACATTGGGTGTAACAGTATCACTCTGTGGTCTATCACCAAGTTCCATTGCCTTGAGCACATAATTGTCGTCATGCAACTCAAACGGAGTACTgcagagagagaaaagagagtaaataaaaataggaagtGGATGATACATCTCACAATAAAGACACAAACCATAACTGCCTCCCAGAACTTCTCTAGTTGTTTAGTGGCCTCTGCTTGGCGATAATAGGATATACTGTTTCCACATTTGTAACTTTATGACACTACTTAATTAGGAAGTCTTCGCAATAAGACAGCATACAGACCTAGATAATCATGCcatgattaaaaaaagaatGCCAACGGCAACTGAAGTTTTACctattaaaatcaaaatgaacAAGCTGCATGTCTTCTGATATTTCCACTTCAACAGTTGCATGAGGACGTGTCTACAGTTTTAAAAAGCCAGAGATATGAGATTAATCAAATACCAATATCACTAAGAGCCATATC
This portion of the Trifolium pratense cultivar HEN17-A07 linkage group LG3, ARS_RC_1.1, whole genome shotgun sequence genome encodes:
- the LOC123919019 gene encoding NADH dehydrogenase [ubiquinone] iron-sulfur protein 6, mitochondrial: MASSILKNLVKFSSSTATTTATRSFSLVTTQISNHTAKWMQDTSKKSPMELINEVPPIKVEGRIVACEGDTDPALGHPIEYICLDLAQPAVCKYCGLRYVQDHNH
- the LOC123914858 gene encoding uncharacterized protein LOC123914858; translation: MHISFIPGELKDLWDLWGLETLVLLSFAIQVILMVYGSRRKDIPGMGIRLTVWFTYLLSATLAKIIIGKLTEIPESDPNERNIRRELKALFAPLLLVQIGNPDAITAYSIEDNRLGLRQLLTLVLQVAVVIWIVVKSWTHSQLSYLYLPLLVSGLIKYGEVVWTLKSALSKTSGIITVQEIDDQEANMPALFRFLTDDIPNIELILKAYYRFSSLKPHRENWLYQPLYDSLPWMSIDEYAPEDIFHITDAELSFMYDVLYTKAPIIYTKAGFILRVVSFSHLVITLCGFSMLFRQDFYRHPKACLTVGVLGGAVLLEAYQIMQLPFSDWAIVQMIKHQHLPFMIPCLRILGQRATDRKRWSNTLAQFNLINFCIHHDKPLKCGRILKFRGIDMMLKKNKCRRRVPFPKELKILMVEEMKDIDRDRGLKSFNHRGDWSLGRYECLNDLKWSVKRDFDKSITIWHIATDTCYYSDSEINAGNYTKIQMAKSLSDYMMYLLALRPHMLSMTTTNIIFRHACDKLNSLLLQQEQSVKDEKEVCRILRMERLPHHSNSERRSETVVTSKWHILRDAQRLARNLMSRENRWKIMCSVWVEMLCYAAANCNVDYHSEQIRRGGGLITHVWILLAHKTDKYHISD